Part of the Arachis hypogaea cultivar Tifrunner chromosome 6, arahy.Tifrunner.gnm2.J5K5, whole genome shotgun sequence genome, atagaaaatgaaaatgaaaaccaaATGCATCCTACTTATCTCTGAAGATGATTTTGCTTTATCCCATCCAGACCAAAATATTCTCTGAAACTtgcttttgaaacattcaaatcTAACATAAACCACTTATTTTAGCTTAAATAATTCCTCTTGAAGTTAAATCAAATTTGTTGGTACTTGGCAGCATTGTTTGACGTATGACCACAATATGGCAGTTGATAATTGAACCATTTGTATTGGAGTGTTCTTATCTGTGGATGGTTCCAGAGCTTCCTTTTTGTTACTACttattgatgattggatttttctGCCTTTTTGCTGCTTAAGCTGTCATGACATAATGTTAGCTGAAATGATGTTTTGGTTTACTAGTCTTAAACTAATGAGATGAACTTTATGATTTATTGAAGCACCAGTTGGAATTGTTAAGGGTGTGAAGCCAAGAAATAATTTGATGCAGAAAATGTAAACTTTCAGTATCTTGAGAAGTTACAAATTTTTTTGTAAATGATATAACAGCTTCTCTAGTCGGTACTTGGCATGCATAATGCATGCATGTTTGAATTATAATGGGCATTTAATTAGTCTCCTGAAACTTCCATTGAATGGCCGATCATGTCTCATGTCTGTAAACAGCAAGTTCCTGAAGAGATTGAGAGACTGATGGTTAGTGTTGAAGCTTATTTGAGCATCAGAAGGCGTGACTCTGACACTGGTTTattcttttttgaaaaagatgatgcaAACGAGAGAGGTTCCGGTGATAAGGTTGGTTACTATTTCCACTTCATTATGAGTTCTGTCCTCGTTTGAAGACCATATCAATGTTTCCTTGCAAACACAATTCTTCCCATGAAATATTTATGTTGTTTTGGCCTTGCCTGCTGTGGTGCATATAGTGATGGCATAACAGTACCTGTGAAGTTTTTCATTCCATTGTACACGGTACAATTATCCTTGTGATTTTTCTATTACTATAGAATATCATGGTCTGAAAGTACATGTTAGGATTTGAAGCACTGAACTCAGGTCACCTGCCTTAGTTTGGCAGGACAACAAAAAGGGATTGCAGTTTAGATTAAGTTAATAACAATCATAAATTTGAGGATGAGCTTGAAAGAATTTCTTTCGGAATGCTAATTTGGCATTTCTGTTTATTTGATGAAATTTATAAGTTATCTTGGAACTGTTATTTGCTGAGTATTGGtagattattatttattctttattCCTTTTTAAACTTCTATTTCTCTTGGTGTTACCTCTTTCTTCCTTTCAGATCTCGTAGTTGTCGTATGGTTTCACCCTTGTATCCTTCTTTGAAGCTTTCGACACAAATAATTCTTCTCTAACATTTGGTTgctattttctaggattttgtagaagACTTATATGACAGAATACAAGCTTTATCTAGTAATGGATGGAAAGTTGAAAGtggtaattttctctctttttttacttGATAAGCATGGTAGTATAGGTGGTTCGATATCTAAATGAAAAATTTCAACACTTATGGTTTATTATGTTTTCTCTCCTGCTTTTTAGTCTTTAGGACATTATTTGATTCCATATGTCTGAAGATCAAGTTCCGCATAGTTTACATTAATGGCATAATGATAACAGAATGTTTCcttggaaagaaaataagaaatactAACTTGAGCTTAGCATATCTAGTCGAATCTTGTGGTGAGATTTTAATCTGGCttattgttttccttttcttctctGGTTTTTTCGGGTCATCtctttcttcttgcattttttttccaTTGTTTACCTATGTTTTATTCCCTGCTTTGATTATTTGTACTGCCTGGGTTGTTAGTTCCAAGACCACATCTATCATTTGAAGCTCAGCTTGTTGCTGGGAAGTCCCATGAATTTGGGACAGTGAGCTGCCTTAACATACCAAGCCCACCTTCAGTACCTTCTGGCATATCTAATGGTAAACAAAAGCATGAAGCAGAGTTAAAATATCCCCAAAGGATACACCGGCTTAACATATTTCCCCCCAGTAAAACTGAGGTGATTTTTTTTCACCTTATGATATTGGTCTTGTGCATTTACACTGATTTTGTTGCTTTTAATATTACATTATGGaaacttatataattcattgttTGACTTGGACCTCTTTTTGACAGTAAATTGAACCTTATATTTGTTTGGATATTTCATTGTTTTTCTGcatcttttgacattgttttcAAGAGCTTTGTTTAGGCATTGTTTCTCTGTAGAAGAAAATTTGTGACATAATTTGTGGGTTTGTGCATACCCTTACTGTGCAGCTGAGACTGGCTATGTTATTTAGTGGTAAAAACTCAACAAACAAATCAAGTTAATAGTTGCAGAGATGAGCATGTTGACATAAACAAGTATGGTTAGACAAAGATATTTAGATGTTAATTAGATATGATATTATAGCATTGTCTGATCTACATAGCTGAGCGCACTTAATAATTCTTAGTTGTTGTTTCCTTTGGCTAGTCCAAGTTTGTGGCTTTTAATATAGATATAGAGATATAGAGATTGCATACCTTGTGCTTTCCTTATAAGTGTTGAAGCAGTTGTTTATATCTTCTTGTAAGAAGTGCATACAATTGTGTATTCTTTCTTGTGTTTGTTCTCTTTGTGTGTGATTGTTTTTCTTCTTAAGTAGTTATATAGTTTATGCTCCTGTTTGGGAGTGTTGTGGCCTGTGCTTTGGGTGCATAATGGTAGCAAAATTAATAAGTATTTTTGATCGAATGTTTTTACGAGCTGCTTGGAAGCTACAAGTTCCATGGAAAAGTACCCGGCAAGGCTTGTCAAAGGTGTTGTGGCTGCCAAAAATTGATATTCTACCTTCACCGTTACTTAAATTTCAAAGTCAACCATataattttctaaaattgctTTCAAAACCAGGCACATGTCCTTATAACCTTTTACATGATAATCCACCAATATTTGAATGTTTTTTGGTGGTAAGATTTCAGCAACTTTTCTCTAAAGCCAAAACATTTCCAAGACGTGGTAAGATTTCAGCAACTTTTCTCTAAAGCCTAAACATTTCCAAGCCAGGCCATTGTTTGAACATTCTCACATTTGTATTTGGATCCAAATTTGTTGTTTCATTACAAACTTCATTAACTTACTACTATCAACTATCAAGTATTTTCGGATAAACAGTAACTTACTACCATCAAGCATTTTCAGATAAAAGGAAATTTCCTTGGAGTTTGCTGCTATAATCTTTATGTGAAAATAGCTTTTCATCCACCCCCTCCCTGCCATGATGAAAGACAACCTATTCTGAGGTTTTATTTTGTCGgcatattgtattttttttatttgttcctTTAAGATATGTTAGCATTGTCTGCTCTTGTGCTTCTATTTTTCTTGTCAGACTAGATTTGTTCTGTAGACATCTccaaaacaaataattttacttTTGTTAAGTGAGGAGCAGACTTTCACGTGATAAACTTGCTGATTAATTCCTTGATATGCAAAGCTGTTTGGTTTACATGTATGATTGTATTACCTACACTGCAGTTtcaggttttgaaaattttgaactttTTTCGCCACCATTATATCTGAGGATTAAATGGAAAATAATCTTTTGGATGGCAGGATCTGCAGCCTATTGATCGATTTGTTATGGAAGAATATCTCCTGGATGTGCTTCTGTTCTTCAATGGCTGGTTTGTATGAATTGTTGATTCTTTTCAATGCAATGACATGCCTATTTTTACCCTTTCAAAACCATTTTTTGATTTAGTGATCTTAGGTTCAAACATCACTACTGTCGTTTAAAGAATAGAAAAAACATTTCTGATGTTGCAAACTCTTAGTTCTGACCGATTtctgttgtgttttacaaaaaaCTATTATTTGGTGTTTAGTTAGAATTCCTTTGGtccttttatttcctctctttttGCTTTGCATCCTTCTCTAAAATTGTTTGACATAATTTTAACTGTTTTCGTTGTGTTCATGCAAAGCTAGTCGAAAGGAATGTGCTTCCTTTATGGTTGGCTTGCCAGTGCCCTTCAGATATGAGTACCTCATGGCTGAGACAATATTCTCTCAGGTATTTGCACCTACCTACCTCGATGCTTTTGATTGGACCCTGGTACCTGTAAAGCTTTAGCACTATAATATTGTGGATTGAAGCTTGATTTGGGTCTCTACACTGGCTTTGGTTGGTTGCCATTACAGGCTTTAAAATAATGATGTTACTAAATTGAGTGACATGTTCAGTAACATTTAATGTCTAAAAATCTAGAAGGCAATGCCATGAAACAATAAATCTAATAGAAGCTTGTCCTCTTTTCTTAGTATTTGAGATCCTAAGCCAGATGTTGTTCTATGTTCCACTTAAGCATTCAAGATTGCAGAGTTCTGTGCAAGTTACTATTAAGGTGGGACAGTACCATATATTCATTGAAAAGAAGCAATGATGTGATTTTGCACTCTCAGGTGCCTGAGGATGATTTTGAGTTTTTTTGGTTATAGTGGTGACTCAGTAGTTGTGGGTATTTCTTTACACGAGTTGACATTTTGGGGTTGGTTTAATTAGTAAGAACTAATTGATAGTTTTGCAAAGATGTGCTTGAATGTCAAGAATTTATCATATACTGAAATATAGGGAATATTATAAATGTTTCTTAGATATGTTTGAATGAAGGATGCTTTTGTATATTTGGTAGTAATTTTGCCATTTCGTCCTATCATATATCATGTCTACAGTGAGACTATTGACACGCAGATTTCTTTTGACCacttcataaaaaaatttggttaacCAACTGATGCCCTTACCTCCTAAGTCTTTCCACATTTCAGTCGGAATATTATCTGATCCTACTGTCATTCCATtattcatctgctttagagcctcccTTACTTCTAAGTCTTGAATCCTTCGATAATAGTTGAAGTTTTAGTCGTCTTCCCTCGTGTGTAACCAACCTAAGCACGGAAAAGTCTCTTGTTCTTCATTAAataactcataaaagtagctctTCTTTGTTTTGTTAATGCTCTCATCTTGGACTAAAAGCTCTCCATTCTTGTCCTTGATGCACTTAACTTGGTCCAAATCTATTGTTCTTCTTTATCGACTCTTTGAGAtcttatatatacttttttcCCTTTCCTTCGTACCCAAAGACTGATAAACACCCTCATACgctcttgttcttgctttgcTCACTGcctcttttttctccttcttagtaatcttatatttttcccaatttTTAGTATTGCAGCTTAAAGGCcagtttttaaaatatgaaaagcatttgaaatactttttatatatttgaattttCATGAAATTTAGTATAAAGGATCTCATTATGTGTCATTGTGATTCAATGGTTGAATCACTAAAGTGTATATTCTATACAAAGTTATGCATAGTGTAATTTTGCTTATTGATCCTTACTGATTTAGTaagagatgttttttttttttttacttttttttaaatttatttttctgaggttcttttacttttctatatGAATGCTCGATTATGTATCGGGCAGCCTTATTTATGCTATCTCCATCACTCCTGCAGTTGCTGATGCTACCTCAACCACCTTTCAAGCCAATATACTACACACTGGTTATTATTGACCTTTGTAAGGTATTATTTGTTGGATTTTAAAATTGTTTCTTTGTCGCTGGTGATTTATTAGCTCTCTAATACACATTCATGATTTTTAAATTCTGATTTTTGGTTTGACACACCTTTGGCTACAAAATAGGCTCTTCCTGGAGCATTTCCTGCAGTTGTTGCTGGAGCAGTTCGTGCTCTCTTTGAGAAGATTGCTGATTTGGATATGGAGTGTCGAACACGTCTCATCCTTTGGTTTTCACATCATTTGTATGTTCCAGATActatttatgttttcatgctttCCCTTGATTTAAATCGAATCCTCTTTCTTTGGTGTTTTTGTTGCTTTCTTTCACCTCTCTaatactttatttctttttttctataataataaaaataaaaacaaaaataaatgacTGACGTATGACATTCTTATATTGAAAATAGTATTCATAATTTCCCATTAAAAGATTGCATTGTCAGTAGTGAGATGTATGTCTTGTGAAACAATATGCAAATTGTTGCCTGAAACTTAAGTGGTAATGAAATTCATATTTACACGAAATATAGatcattttcaattttcaaaaaaaaccaGGGAAGAAACTGTTTTCTGGAAGAAAAAAATATGGGATTCTATCTAGTGTGAAGTCATTATTGTAGATTCATGCCTGTATAATTATGAGGCAAGTCTACAATATGGTTGATGCAGGTTGCTCGACCTCTTCCTGTCACCTTTAAACTCTTACTTCCTGTTCTTGTGCCATGTTCATGAATTAGGTTTAACAATTTTCGGTTTTCATGACTCAGgttaaataaaatatctttttaagaTCAGTTCTGTTTTTACTTTCAAAATTAACGTGCTTGACAAGTTGTTTCTCTAGTCTGGTCCTGTTCAACTTGGTTGATGGATTTACTACACTGCAGGTCGAACTTTCAGTTCATCTGGCCATGGGAAGAGTGGGCTTATGTCTTAGACCTCCCAAAGTGGGCCCCGCAACGTGTGTTTGTTCAGGAGGTTTTGGAGCGAGAAGTTCGCTTATCTTACTGGGACAAAGTTAAGCAGGTAATTAATCATGGACGAACCACAAAAGTGATTATTGATTAATTTTAAAGTTTACACGACCTCAATATGTGGCAGTACTATAATGCAATGCTACCCAGTAATCTCTCATacagtaattgctgattaaggaAAAACCTAATAGGGTATTAACATTTTTGTTGTTGTCAGTCTATAGTAGTTGAGGCTTTTATGTTTGAAGTTGAATTTATTCCATGTAATTTAGTTTTTATTCATATAATTGGTAGCAGACCTTCAATGAAATTGATCTGGTATGAGGTGCATTCCAGTCAGTTGCTATAGTCAGTTGTAACAGAAACTGAAATGAGTTAGGATATAGGAGGAAGAAAGTTAGGAATTTGGTACAAATATTTGGGAGTGGAAATGGTGGTTATCTTGAGCACATTTTCTTGGCTCTTCTCTTCACTCCTTATACTCTCAACCGGTACTAATAATGTTTCTATTGTCCATTCATGTTATTCACAGAGCGTTGAAAATGCAGCTGGTTTAGAAGAATTACTTCCTCCAAAAGGTGGACCAAACTTAACTTTGGGGGCAGACGGTACAGAGAACAATGAAAATGTGCTCTCTGGAGAGCTTAACAACATGGTTAAAGGAAAGGCACCTGTTCGTGAAATAATCTCGTGGATTGATGAAAGCGTACTTCCAAATAATGGTCTAGAAGTTACACTAAGAGTGGTTGTACAAACTCTTCTCAATATTGGATCTAAAAGTTTCACACATTTGATAACCGTCTTAGAGAGATATGGTCAAGTTTTTGCAAAACTATGTCCTGACCAGGATAAGCAAGTCATGCTGATTGCTGAAGTGGGTTCATTTTGGAAGAGTAACACCCAAATGACAGCAATAGCAATTGACAGGATGATGGGTTATCGACTTGTATCAAATTTGGCCATCGTGAGATGGGTTTTCTCCTTAGAAAATATTGAGCAATTTCATACATCAGATCGTCCATGGGAGGTACTTCAATTTATGGATAGTTCAATATCGTGGTTCTTTGCTTTTGATAGtaaaaacataaattattttaaagagaAGAGAATGTATAAAAGAAAACGTAATTATCGTAGATACAAAAGAGATATCTATGAAATAGACTATGTAACAATGCATGCCACCACACCTTTTGAAATCAGCTAGAGGAACACCATTAAACAAACAATTAGTTGAGCACCAACCAAATTGGTAATCTTATCCCAAACAATTTCAATAGCGGAAGAAGGATCGTTAAAATCCCATAATTCCTTTCCAATCAAAGACAATAAAGCACCGCAAAAACCGAGGATTCACACAGAATCCTTGCATCTTTATGAGCCAAAAGCACTGTTTCCTTCCCGAATATAACTCCCAGGAGGATGGGGAACACTATCATTTTCTTTAAAGATGTGTTTTAACTTGATCTGCTTTGCACATAATGCCTTTTACATTTAGGTGCTGGATACTTAAtatttcttgttcttgtttttatCGTCATTGTTAGCATATCAAAATATGTAGCATTAATTTAATTGATGTTCATAGCCATTTGTATTTCTTTTGTTTGAAATTCCATCCTTTGTGTATCCCATCAAACAGGTTCTTCGAAATGCAGTAAGCAAGACATATAATCGTATTTCTGATTTAAGGAAAGAGATATTATCTCTTAAAAGGAATATTTTATCAGCTGAAGAAGCTGCAAAGCAAGCAAAAGAAGAGTTAGATGCTGCAGAGTCGAAACTGACACTTGTAGATGGTGAACCAGTTCTTGGTGAAAATCCTGCTAGGTTGAATAGATTGAAGTCGCAAGCTGCAAAAGCAAAGGAGGAGGTGGTTTCTCTTCAAGAATCTTTTGAAGCTAAGGAAGCTCTTCTTGTCCGAGCAATTGAAGAAAATGAGGTAATTAACTAAAACTGGTATTAACATGTCTGCAGACAGTTTTTTCCTTATGAGACATGACAACTGAAATGCTGTTATGACACTTTGGACAAAAATTTTTTAGTGGTCAGAAACTGCATAGGACTTCGTAGTAATGTGGCTGTGGATGGACTAGCAGAATATCTTTTTACCATTTATTATTGaaattttatctttttgaatACTTCACAGCCATAGATAGCCTGTGCTAGATTGCAAAAGTTGCTTCTGGTAAATATGGAAGTGTTATATTTCTATTAAGAGATCAATGATAGTGTTGTTTGGTCTAGTTACTTAACTCCATATTTTAGAGAGGATACTGCATTATTGTTCCAGCACATCTACAATAAATCATAGAAAAAACGAATACAAAGTGCAGAATAAACGAGGATAAGgatttatcatataaaaatattataggataaggataaaaagaagaaataataaaggaGGATAGGGAATCCACTTAAGTAGGAAAAGCAAAGAGCTTGAGGGGATATCACTTTGCCACTTCCAAGTCTGGATTCCTGTCCAGTTTTAGTGTTATATTACTAGTTACTACACAGCTTTCCTTTTCTTTACAGTtaagaaatttttaaattattccttATACTATAAAAAGGATTTTAAGTTGATATGATCTGTAATAATTTCATATATCCATTGGTCTTGTTTATACTTGGTTGTAGTGTttaaataaggaaacaaactgaGATAACTCTCAAGCTTGTTTTTCTCACGTGTATGACTAATTGATTACCTGATGTATCATGAAGTTCTTCCAAGATATTATAAATTATTCTATCCGAAAAAGATATTCTAAGACTTTGTTGTAGATGTTAGGTTTTACTTGTCTGTCAGCTATAATTGAGGCAATTCAGATTACCCTTTTATTGTATTTGCACaatctattcttggatcttgctTGTTTTCCTGAGCATTTAAGGATCTAAAGTGAGAAAGTTGGTAAAATGAAATCACTCTTAAAATAAGATAGTGGGGCATACATTATATGGAAGTTACAAAATCAATGGTGATTAACTCCTCACTTTACCACTTTACCAACTTCTTcactttagaggatctaaattctTACGAATGTGCTATCAAACTTAGTACTAAATTGCTACtgttttcaaattatttatttctatGCCAGTGTTTATGTACGGTGGCCTATTTTACTTTTTTCTATTAAAGTGTCCATTTTATTCTTACGCCATTTCTACTACTACACCACCTGTGATCACTAGAACAAcaaccactaccaccaccaccaccatctgtTTTCCAATATCTCAAACCACCACcataaaatacaattaaaaaacTAGTATcagatttaaaattattaataaaataaaataataatagagaaGAACAAATTGAGAGAGTGGAGGAGAGGAGCAAAGAGGGTGGCAGACCCACATAATCGGAATTGCATGTATTTTAAGTTCTAATGGTTCTTTCCTTGCGTTGGTGGTGTTGCACATGTAGGCATTATTTCTAATGTTGTACAAAAGCTTCTCAAATGTGTTGGTGGAGCGCCTTCCTGAAGGATCTAAAGCTAGATCACTGCACGAATTGAAGGCTGCAGAAGTTGATGTGATGGCAGTGGATCCTCAAGAACCATCAACAATGGAACTAGATAATGAGAATCAACAACCCCAAAACAGGTTCCAGTTCCTGCCCTTCTGACCTAGATGGATAATAAAGAATGACCAAATTACTGTCCTGCTTAGTAGATGCACGCAAATAAATAACTTGTTGGTTTCTTTTGTATTCTGCAGTCAGTCAAATGGCGGGAAGAAAAGTGGTGCTTACAATGTAGGCGAAAAGGAGCAATGGTGTATCACCACTTTGGGTTATGTGAAGGCCTTTTCCAGGCAGTATGCGGCTGAGGTATTGTTTGATTCACGGCGCTTGCATTTGCTAATTTACCTAGTTTGAGTTTTTCTTTGATGTGCACAAAATCCAAATCTTATATAATGGTTTTTCATTCTATATCTCGTCAAGTATTGCTGAAGTAGCATCCTCAAGATTGATACTCTTTCCCTTTGGTTTTATTTGTCAGTTGCACTTGTCTTGAATAAAATGTGGCAGTGACAGATGAAATGAAATTAATTCAGTATTAGTTATCATGTTTTAGTAAGTGAACGCTTCTTGAAGTAGGAGTTATATAAGACGTTGACGTTATCATACATTTATATTGTTGATGGCAGATATGGCCTCATATTGAGAAGCTGGATGCTGAGGTATTGACAGAAGAAGCACCTCCTCTTTTTCGATCGGCTGTTTATTCTGGTCTTAGAAGACCAATTAACGAGGCTTGATTTATTTATTCATGCATTGACCTTAGGTATACACGTTTCTAGCCTACTAACCATTCTCCCTCTCTTATCAAAAGAGGAAAGCCGTATTCCGTTgtaatgtaaattatatatatttgtatattgaTCATTTTGATCACAGATATTTATTGGACCCAACTGTGCGTAAAACCTGCAGTGTGTTTGCTTGGAAAAATGTTGGTGGGGACACTGATTGTTGTTTGAACTATGAATTGATTGTCGGTTATCGGCGTGCTTAAGGATAGAGCTTATCCTGTTGTCTTGTCTCGTCTCGTCTTATCTTATCTCACAGGAAAGCTAGGGTGTAGGGGGGTAAAGAAGCACTAAGGTGGAGTTCACTTGTTATATATTTACATACTAAAGTTTTTTCGTCATCTTATCAAGTATTTGCTTCCTAAATCTCTTGGAGATTAGAGtgatattattggttattatctCGGAAGTATTTGATTAAAATTCTATTATTTTGATAGTTTATTTGGTCTAAATTACCTGTATTAAAGGTAGTGGAAACTGGAAAGTCAATGTTAAGGAAATGActgcattatttattatttattgttggcgatgaaattctaatttatttttaaaacttactGGAACTCTTCCAAGCTGCAAGTTTTTTCTTCTACTATCAGAAATTGACAACCAAAAAGCTACAATTACCGAAAACTACCAATAACTACCAAAAATGAAGGTGCATTTGGGCACTATAATGCATGAGAGAGTAACTTAGATACCCACATTATTAAACCGTAAGTAGGTGGTAGGCCAAGTcatttatgaataatttttttgtaatttaatgGCTTCAAGTTGGTTATGATTTTGATCAATTTCTCCTATTTACGTTTTCCAGAGTCTAAGGAATCTTAATTTTACCTCTTTGTCCTTTAAAAGTAGAAAAAATTGATAATGGTGGGTTATATTTTTGGATCAGGTTTttctaaagtaaaaaataatagtgaaatgaaaaaataattaatcactTTTAAGTTAAGTAAAATTTACATATGATAGGAGTTATAAATTtatggtaattaattttttattatattattttgctaattttttttaattttaaaagatttaaattcatatttttagtaTGTGTTGATAAGAAAGGGAAGATATTTTTGGCGATCAGAGAAgggtttatcatatttttttttcaaaaatagtattCATTCatagaataaatatattagaaataaattaaaaggatATATCACTAAAGATTTTACAAAAGTACAAAAGAATGGGATTTCCCAACAAAACATTAGACACTCTAAAAAGATATTAATCCTAAATCCAGGacaataaaaaataccaaaaaataaaaaacaaaatatccTCAAATAATCATGTTATGTGTGCAAAAAATACTAGTCATTCGtacaaaatttatattaaaatataaaatatttaaggcAAATGATGCATATAAACTAAGTAGAGGGTGATTTTACACAATTTCACCAAAGATAAAAATGTTACAAGGTTCTACTAAGAGCACTTTTTTATATAGTTTGAATTAGAGTCACGAATTACACACACTAATC contains:
- the LOC112697121 gene encoding nuclear cap-binding protein subunit 1, producing the protein MSSWRSLLLRIGDKSPEYGAAGDFKDHIETCFGAIRRELDHSQTEILEFLLACAEQLPHKIPLYGTLIGLINLENEDFVKKLVDKTRTKFQDALNSGDCNGVRILMRLMTVMMCSKVLQLSSLVGIFDTFLSSAATIVDEEKGNPLWQPCADFYITCILSCLPWGGAELVEQVPEEIERLMVSVEAYLSIRRRDSDTGLFFFEKDDANERGSGDKDFVEDLYDRIQALSSNGWKVESVPRPHLSFEAQLVAGKSHEFGTVSCLNIPSPPSVPSGISNGKQKHEAELKYPQRIHRLNIFPPSKTEDLQPIDRFVMEEYLLDVLLFFNGCRKECASFMVGLPVPFRYEYLMAETIFSQLLMLPQPPFKPIYYTLVIIDLCKALPGAFPAVVAGAVRALFEKIADLDMECRTRLILWFSHHLSNFQFIWPWEEWAYVLDLPKWAPQRVFVQEVLEREVRLSYWDKVKQSVENAAGLEELLPPKGGPNLTLGADGTENNENVLSGELNNMVKGKAPVREIISWIDESVLPNNGLEVTLRVVVQTLLNIGSKSFTHLITVLERYGQVFAKLCPDQDKQVMLIAEVGSFWKSNTQMTAIAIDRMMGYRLVSNLAIVRWVFSLENIEQFHTSDRPWEVLRNAVSKTYNRISDLRKEILSLKRNILSAEEAAKQAKEELDAAESKLTLVDGEPVLGENPARLNRLKSQAAKAKEEVVSLQESFEAKEALLVRAIEENEALFLMLYKSFSNVLVERLPEGSKARSLHELKAAEVDVMAVDPQEPSTMELDNENQQPQNSQSNGGKKSGAYNVGEKEQWCITTLGYVKAFSRQYAAEIWPHIEKLDAEVLTEEAPPLFRSAVYSGLRRPINEA